One Kribbella sp. NBC_00662 genomic region harbors:
- a CDS encoding sensor histidine kinase — MNTGRRLEQVGIVVLVIAVIAVPTAIHGWPSSVGGNVFTAGLMASGLTLMWWRTHPRLVAILGGALLLVPVALNAYGWFPDTAFAILALLTLVAALGWSGRASWVVAGALAAYLAVLWFVLGGNIEVPLVMFSVPSFLAGTVLRLHRESAEALARRGRELEEERELFAELAVRHERARIASELHDIVGHAISVMVIQAAAGQRLVDRDPVGTSEVFAGLAESARQGHEDLRRLVELLGGVEVGGPDLSLIEEIVTRAARSGLDVSCRFEGSRDGVSAPVAHAAFRVVQESLTNALRYAPGAAVRVVVRGSGRDLSVRVENGAAVNEHPQLSGTGYGLAGLRDRVQDLGGQLTAGPITNGWRVEAVLPDGRRLSSY, encoded by the coding sequence ATGAACACCGGACGCAGGCTCGAACAGGTGGGGATCGTGGTGCTGGTCATCGCGGTCATCGCCGTACCGACTGCGATCCACGGCTGGCCCAGTTCGGTCGGCGGGAACGTGTTCACCGCGGGACTCATGGCGAGCGGGCTCACGCTGATGTGGTGGCGGACCCATCCGCGGCTGGTCGCCATCCTCGGCGGTGCGCTGTTACTGGTGCCGGTCGCGCTCAACGCCTACGGCTGGTTCCCGGATACCGCGTTCGCGATCCTTGCGTTGCTCACGCTGGTCGCGGCGCTCGGCTGGTCCGGGCGGGCGTCGTGGGTGGTCGCGGGCGCGCTGGCGGCGTACCTGGCTGTGCTTTGGTTCGTCCTCGGCGGGAACATCGAGGTTCCGTTGGTGATGTTCAGCGTGCCGAGTTTCCTGGCCGGCACGGTACTGCGGTTGCACCGGGAGTCGGCCGAGGCACTCGCGCGGCGTGGGCGCGAGCTCGAGGAGGAGCGCGAGCTGTTCGCCGAGCTCGCCGTACGGCATGAGCGGGCGCGGATCGCATCGGAGCTGCACGACATCGTCGGGCATGCGATCAGCGTGATGGTGATCCAGGCGGCGGCCGGGCAGCGGCTGGTGGATCGGGATCCGGTCGGTACGTCGGAGGTGTTCGCCGGGCTCGCCGAGTCGGCGCGGCAAGGGCACGAGGATCTGCGGCGGCTGGTCGAGCTGCTCGGTGGCGTTGAGGTCGGCGGGCCGGATCTGTCGCTGATCGAGGAGATCGTCACGCGGGCGGCGCGGAGTGGGCTGGACGTGTCGTGCCGGTTCGAGGGCTCGCGTGACGGGGTGTCGGCGCCGGTCGCGCATGCGGCGTTCCGGGTGGTGCAGGAGAGCCTGACGAACGCTCTGCGGTACGCACCGGGTGCCGCGGTACGCGTCGTCGTCCGCGGGTCAGGTCGAGACCTGAGCGTTCGCGTGGAGAACGGCGCCGCCGTGAACGAGCATCCACAGCTGTCCGGCACCGGCTACGGCCTTGCCGGTCTGCGTGACCGCGTCCAGGACCTCGGCGGTCAACTGACCGCCGGTCCGATCACCAACGGGTGGAGGGTCGAAGCAGTACTCCCCGACGGCAGACGACTCAGTTCGTACTGA
- a CDS encoding sensor histidine kinase produces MVFTGIKLRDWGIAGGLTLLGVLLMLENTQTSEAQVRNAIAEGSMVHAQSSHSFWMVPVFAAATIPVLWWRRGILAVATVSVLAIAAHDLLFGWVTRCGAGLPLAFVIAFLGAQASKRTTAWIVCGLSIVLTVFVLVIDATTGPGAIILALPIVCIVFGVGLAARRRTALNRELANREAELRQLRDERAALDVADDRARLSRQLDGLLQERLADLTTAAESADGLPPAEAKAVLESIESGSRQTLDDMREIVGLLRGDDVAFAPTPTVAHLDTLLARLRTAHSQLVVTGDPRALPATVELSAYRIVEHLVTALADQADAPIVVSVRFESDALEIRVNGQVGESADLKAAVARAKERAKLLGGSVDVKVTKGRAGAVAQLPVVG; encoded by the coding sequence ATGGTCTTCACCGGGATCAAGCTTCGCGATTGGGGGATCGCGGGTGGTCTCACCCTGCTCGGCGTCCTGTTGATGCTGGAGAACACCCAGACGTCCGAGGCCCAGGTGCGCAACGCCATCGCGGAGGGATCGATGGTGCACGCCCAGAGCTCGCACTCGTTCTGGATGGTTCCGGTGTTCGCGGCGGCGACGATTCCGGTGCTGTGGTGGCGGCGGGGCATCCTCGCCGTCGCCACGGTCTCCGTCCTGGCGATCGCCGCGCACGACCTGCTGTTCGGGTGGGTGACCCGCTGCGGTGCGGGTCTCCCGCTCGCGTTCGTGATCGCATTCCTCGGGGCGCAGGCGAGCAAGCGGACGACCGCGTGGATCGTCTGCGGGTTGAGCATCGTCCTGACGGTGTTCGTGCTGGTGATCGACGCGACGACAGGCCCGGGTGCGATCATCCTGGCGCTGCCGATCGTGTGCATCGTGTTCGGCGTCGGGCTGGCGGCGCGTCGTCGTACGGCGCTGAACCGGGAGCTCGCGAACCGCGAGGCGGAGCTGCGGCAACTGCGCGACGAGCGGGCGGCGCTCGACGTCGCGGACGACCGGGCGCGACTCTCGCGCCAGCTCGACGGGCTGCTGCAGGAGCGGCTCGCCGACCTCACCACGGCGGCCGAGTCCGCCGACGGATTGCCCCCCGCCGAGGCGAAGGCGGTCCTGGAGTCGATCGAGTCGGGTAGCCGGCAGACGCTGGACGACATGCGGGAGATCGTCGGGCTGCTGCGCGGCGATGACGTCGCATTCGCACCGACGCCGACGGTGGCTCACCTCGACACCTTGCTCGCCCGGCTTCGTACGGCGCACTCGCAGTTGGTCGTCACTGGCGACCCGCGCGCATTGCCTGCGACTGTTGAGCTTTCGGCGTACCGGATCGTCGAGCATCTCGTGACCGCGCTGGCCGATCAGGCCGACGCGCCGATCGTAGTGTCTGTGCGGTTCGAGTCCGATGCGCTCGAGATCCGCGTGAACGGGCAGGTGGGCGAGTCCGCCGATCTGAAGGCCGCGGTTGCCCGGGCCAAGGAGCGCGCGAAGTTGCTGGGCGGTTCGGTCGACGTGAAGGTCACCAAGGGGCGGGCGGGCGCAGTCGCCCAGCTGCCGGTGGTCGGCTGA